Part of the Candidatus Cloacimonas sp. genome, ATTGAAGCCCAGCGTCAAGTGATCACCAATCTTTTTAATTTGGCTGCAGATTACTGTAAAGAAGCCAAAAGTTATAATAAATTACGGATCAAGAACCTGGATGCATTTGCGGATATTTGTGCTCTCCTAAAGGATTTATCACTTGCCTTCAAAGATATTCTAAAAGACCTTACTGCTCTGGATAATGTGCTAAGAACATTCAACAGCAATCAAGTGAAGGATTTGGATGTTCTGAAGGATAATTTGAACGGCTATCTGCTGCGCTATGCAGAAACGGAAAGTTTGCTTTTAGACCTGCTCAATCCCGATTTGGATAATTATGCTTTATGGATTGAAAACGATTCCAATTCGGAACGCAATATTCCCACCAGCACTTTTTGTTATGCTCCAGTGGAAGTATCGGCTCATCTTAATAGTTTACTTTATAATAAGATACCTTGCATTGTTTGCACTTCTGCCACTTTATCTATCAGGGGCTCTTTCAAGTTTTTCTTAAATCAATCGGGCTTAAGTTTGGTAAGCGCAAAGAATGTAGCTCAGAGCATTGTGGAATCACCTTTTGATTATGATAAACAGTCGTTATTGTTAGTCGGCAGTTTTTTGCCTGAACATAAGGATAAGTTCTTTCAAAGCCAGGCATTGGGTTGTCTGGAACAAATTTTAACTACTACCAATGTAGGCACTATGGCGCTTTTTACTTCCTATAAGGATTTGGATGCTGTTTACGAACATCTTGGTGATACCCTTTTTCATCTTAATCGTCCTTTTTTTGCCCAAGGAAAAGGGAGCAGCAGAAATTCTATCCTGGATGAATTTAAAAAGAGCAAAAATGCCGTGTTATTAGGAACTTCTTCTTTTTGGGAAGGAGTGGATGTGCAAGGGGATTCCCTTTCTCTTTTAATATTATATAAAATACCTTTTCAAGTGCCTTCCGAGCCAATCGTGGAAGCATTGATAGATAAGCTGGAACGGGAAAACAAGGATTCCTTTATGCACCTGATGTTGCCGAATGCCTTATTGCGCCTAAGACAGGGTTTTGGACGCCTGATTAGAAGTAAAACAGACCGCGGGATAGTGCTGATTATGGATTCCCGGGTTTCCAGGAAAAAATATGGCACTTACTTTAAGCAAATTTTACCGGGTCCCTGCATTGAGCTGAAAGATGAACAGCAGCTGATTACAGAAATCGGTAAATTTTTCAATCCCTTACCAACGGATGTTTGAGGATGGATACTTTTCTTTTGTTACGGAAGGAATATCCGCAACTTATTGATGACGGCATTATTCACCCGGAAGTTTCTTTAAAAGAACATTGCAGTTTTAAAATTGGGGGGACTGCCGAGGTCTTCTGCATTCCCAACACCCAAAAACAGTTACTGACGCTGTTAAAGTTTTGTCTTTGGCACAATATTCCTTATTTTATCTTAGGGAAGGGCTCAAATTTACTTATTTCGGATAAGGGAATAAAAGGAATAGTAATTACTACGGAGCGTTTTAATAAAATCACTTTGGGCAAGCGTTATTTATCTGCTTCCTGTGGAGTTACTCTTAAGGACTTAGGTAATTTTGCCTGCGAGAATGGCTTAAGTGGATTAGAATTTTGTTCCGGTATTCCGGGTTCAGTTGGGGGTGCGGTTTTTATGAATGCTGGTGCTTACGGAAAAGAGATTAAGGATGTTCTTTACAGCAGCAGAGCTATTTTACCCGATAATGCAAAGTTAGATAGTAAAAACCCTGTGATATACCTGAAAGCTACTGAGCATAATTTTTCCTATCGGCACAGCGTCTTTCAAGAGAGGGGCTTAATTCATCTCTCCTCCAGGTTTTGCTTGAAAAAAGATAAACCGGAAAATATCCGGGAACGGATGCAGGAATTGCAGCAAAAAAGACAGGACAAACAGCCAATGGATTTACCCAGTGCGGGTAGTGTTTTTAAACGCCCCGAGGGTTTTTTTACCGGAAAATTGATTGAGGACTGCGGATTGAAGGGCTTTCGGATTGGGGATGCAGCTGTATCCGAAAAGCATTGCGGTTTTATTGTTAATCTTGGTTCTGCTACTGCCAATGATGTTTTACGGCTGATTCAGCATATTCAAAAAACCGTTTATGAACGCTATTCAGTTCATTTGCAAACGGAAATTCGGATGGTGGGGGAACTTTGAAAAGCCGGCAAGTAATCCTGCCGTTGCTATTTTTCGTTGTGTTGATATTCCTCTGGCAAGCAATTTGCACCAAAGGGATAATCGCTTTTTGGGTAGTTCCTTCTCCGCAACAGGTATTTAGAGTTTTTATTGATTACCCGGGTTTGATTTGGCACCATCTAAAACCAACTTTAACGGAAGCAATAAGCGGACTTTTAATAAGCGTTATTTTGGGTTCTCTAACTG contains:
- the murB gene encoding UDP-N-acetylmuramate dehydrogenase; the protein is MDTFLLLRKEYPQLIDDGIIHPEVSLKEHCSFKIGGTAEVFCIPNTQKQLLTLLKFCLWHNIPYFILGKGSNLLISDKGIKGIVITTERFNKITLGKRYLSASCGVTLKDLGNFACENGLSGLEFCSGIPGSVGGAVFMNAGAYGKEIKDVLYSSRAILPDNAKLDSKNPVIYLKATEHNFSYRHSVFQERGLIHLSSRFCLKKDKPENIRERMQELQQKRQDKQPMDLPSAGSVFKRPEGFFTGKLIEDCGLKGFRIGDAAVSEKHCGFIVNLGSATANDVLRLIQHIQKTVYERYSVHLQTEIRMVGEL